The SAR324 cluster bacterium genomic interval TTGTCAGAAAACAGTACGGTGCAGGATCTTGCAACTGGATTAATGTGGCAAAAAGTCGATGATGGATCGGCACGAAGCAAGGATCAGGGATTAAATTATTGTGAAAGCTTGGCTTTGGAAAATTTTACAGACTGGCGTTTGCCCGATATCAAGGAACTCGAATCCATCGTGGATTATAGTTCCTATAACCCTGCCATTAATACCAGCTATTTTTCAAATACCCAAACCTCTGCATACTACATGTCGTCTACTTCCGATGTTAGTAATTCGTTAGCCACATGGCGCATTCATTTCGGGGAAGGCTACTTCGGTCCTGATAACTCTTCCGGTCTTGTGCGGTGCGTTCGTGGAGGATTGTGAGTTGGTCATTTGGTGCTTGGGTGATTTGTTCCACTGGTCTTGGTGGAGCAATTGCCATGGTTGTGGGAAACAGACGGAAGCGTGGGCAGGGAACTGCCCGTCAGGGCGGTTAAAATGTCGCATCCAGAAACGGATTCACAATCCGTAGGGTTTGAAGCCTTGGTCCATATTCAGGCCATCCAATTTTCGTAATGAAACTCAGACTGGAGCTTCGCCAAAACTGGATAAACCCCATCCGCGCTGATCAGGCGGCATCCTTNNNNNNNNNGGCTGTGGCGGCCAGCATGATATCAATGTTAAATTTCTTCATATTTTTGGCAGTGATCTCACGAGATGTCTTGAGTTGCCCTTTCAAGACTCCATAGATCGCGGCGGATTGCGACGATAGCGGTAAAATCTCAAATTCACTCATCACGGAATTCACCATTTCCCGAATTTCAGATTTTTTCCTATCATCCGACAAATAGTGGCTGTATTCCAATTCAAACAGAGTCA includes:
- a CDS encoding type II toxin-antitoxin system VapC family toxin, coding for MKYLLDTDTLTFLYRKNSPEHVAIRSKICSLRESDQLTISILTLFELEYSHYLSDDRKKSEIREMVNSVMSEFEILPLSSQSAAIYGVLKGQLKTSREITAKNMKKFNIDIMLAATAXXXKDAA